One region of Brachybacterium saurashtrense genomic DNA includes:
- a CDS encoding DUF3027 domain-containing protein → MTSSTTAPRRPRTARPKLDTIAADAVELAREALLEVTEPGQVGEHLRVEVSGERLVSHVFECTMPGYRGWSWVVVVARASRAKTATVAETALLPGDDAILAPQWEPWSERLKPSDVGADDLLPYREQDERLEQGYEATGDEDADRVALWELGLGRARVLSPEGRSEAAERWLEGEFGPRQTSGRGRRGTVAANCTSCGFLAKLSGSLRGEFGVCTNEWSPADGRVVHLNYGCGAHSETGPQDEDREIPRSTGVIVDELDVEVEKVAPATPEPEAPAAEAAEEPAGEQPAVETPAAEQPAEESSVPAPEAAAETEQPVTAAEAATAEVPEADSPEDDDAPAGS, encoded by the coding sequence ATGACGTCTTCGACCACCGCCCCCCGCCGCCCCCGCACCGCCCGGCCCAAGCTGGACACGATCGCGGCCGACGCCGTCGAGCTCGCCCGCGAGGCGCTGCTCGAGGTCACCGAGCCCGGGCAGGTGGGTGAGCACCTGCGGGTCGAGGTGAGCGGGGAGCGGCTGGTCAGCCACGTCTTCGAGTGCACCATGCCCGGCTACCGGGGCTGGTCCTGGGTGGTGGTGGTGGCGCGCGCCTCGCGGGCCAAGACCGCGACCGTCGCCGAGACCGCCCTGCTGCCGGGGGACGACGCGATCCTCGCCCCGCAGTGGGAGCCCTGGTCGGAGCGGCTGAAGCCCTCGGACGTGGGCGCCGACGACCTTCTGCCCTACCGGGAGCAGGACGAACGGCTCGAGCAGGGCTACGAGGCCACGGGCGACGAGGACGCCGACCGCGTCGCGCTGTGGGAGCTGGGCCTGGGCCGTGCCCGGGTGCTCTCCCCGGAGGGACGCAGCGAGGCCGCGGAGCGCTGGCTCGAGGGCGAGTTCGGCCCGCGCCAGACCTCCGGCCGCGGACGCCGCGGCACCGTCGCGGCGAACTGCACCAGCTGCGGCTTCCTCGCGAAGCTCTCCGGCTCGCTGCGCGGCGAGTTCGGGGTGTGCACCAACGAATGGTCCCCGGCCGACGGGCGCGTGGTGCACCTGAACTACGGCTGCGGCGCGCACTCGGAGACCGGCCCGCAGGACGAGGACCGCGAGATCCCACGCAGCACCGGCGTGATCGTCGACGAGCTGGACGTGGAGGTCGAGAAGGTCGCCCCCGCGACCCCCGAGCCCGAGGCGCCGGCGGCCGAGGCCGCGGAGGAGCCCGCTGGGGAGCAGCCCGCCGTGGAGACCCCCGCCGCCGAGCAGCCCGCGGAGGAGAGCTCGGTCCCGGCACCCGAGGCCGCTGCGGAGACCGAGCAGCCCGTGACCGCTGCGGAGGCCGCGACCGCCGAGGTGCCCGAGGCCGATTCGCCCGAGGACGACGACGCCCCTGCCGGTTCCTGA
- a CDS encoding cold-shock protein gives MPRGKVKFYDAEKGFGFILDEEDGQSVYVHATNLPDGVTTLRPGARVEFDMVDGRRGPQVLSLQMLEAAPSVSRARRQKPDEMAGMVEDLIRLLDDASNGLRQGRYPDRGHSQKIATVLRAVADNFEA, from the coding sequence GTGCCACGCGGCAAGGTGAAGTTCTACGACGCCGAGAAGGGCTTCGGCTTCATCCTCGATGAGGAGGACGGCCAGAGCGTCTACGTGCACGCCACGAACCTGCCCGACGGGGTCACCACCCTGCGCCCGGGGGCACGCGTGGAGTTCGACATGGTGGACGGCCGCCGCGGCCCCCAGGTGCTCTCCCTGCAGATGCTCGAGGCGGCACCCTCGGTGAGCCGTGCCCGGCGCCAGAAGCCCGACGAGATGGCGGGCATGGTCGAGGACCTGATCCGCCTGCTCGACGACGCCTCCAACGGCCTGCGCCAGGGCCGCTACCCCGATCGCGGGCACTCCCAGAAGATCGCCACCGTCCTCCGTGCCGTCGCCGACAACTTCGAGGCCTGA
- a CDS encoding NUDIX hydrolase, with product MSADPGPHRPLPEGARFLAPLAARARRGDVLLRREPDPRDPRRAPGEGPPRRSAVLIHVAGTALDRAALVLEERGHALRSQPGQFSLPGGKQDASDRDDVHTALREAQEETGLDPRDVEVLGAFAPIPMPWRRQLVTPVLSWSPQMPPLGVQDPIEVERVVLAPLHGPGSLTDPAHQQRGLLRGVDVGPVYDLPQDALVWGFTAMILEKVLTGLGLDPVAPTAPVREIPAERRR from the coding sequence GTGAGCGCCGACCCCGGTCCCCACCGGCCGCTGCCCGAGGGGGCGCGCTTCCTCGCCCCGCTCGCCGCGCGGGCGCGCCGCGGCGACGTGCTGCTGCGCCGCGAGCCCGATCCGCGCGACCCCCGGCGCGCCCCGGGGGAGGGGCCGCCGCGGCGCAGCGCCGTGCTGATCCACGTGGCGGGCACCGCGCTGGACCGCGCCGCGCTGGTGCTGGAGGAGCGCGGTCACGCCCTGCGCTCCCAGCCCGGCCAGTTCTCCCTGCCCGGCGGCAAGCAGGACGCGAGCGACCGCGACGACGTGCACACCGCGCTGCGGGAGGCGCAGGAGGAGACGGGCCTGGACCCGCGGGACGTCGAGGTGCTGGGCGCCTTCGCGCCGATCCCCATGCCGTGGCGGCGGCAGCTGGTCACCCCGGTGCTGAGCTGGTCCCCGCAGATGCCGCCGCTGGGCGTGCAGGACCCGATCGAGGTGGAGAGGGTGGTGCTCGCCCCGCTGCACGGGCCCGGCTCCCTCACCGATCCGGCGCACCAGCAGCGCGGTCTGCTGCGCGGCGTCGACGTGGGGCCCGTGTACGACCTCCCGCAGGACGCCCTGGTGTGGGGGTTCACCGCGATGATCCTGGAGAAGGTGCTCACCGGCCTGGGCCTGGACCCGGTGGCGCCCACCGCGCCGGTGCGCGAGATCCCGGCCGAGCGCCGACGCTGA
- a CDS encoding endonuclease III domain-containing protein: MSERSSRAGAGIVPEGPAPAGEVAARLAEHYADARTELDHRDAFELLVATVLSAQTTDVRVNLITPELFSRWPYPAALAAAEEAAVAEVVRPLGMGPTRARRLRALAQGLLAQHGGVVPDDQDALEALPGVGRKTAHVVRGAWFGRSLLAVDTHVGRLARRLGWSAATAPRAVEEDVVARVEADCTGAAAEDLTVLGLRLILHGRRVCTARAPRCEGCVLADLCPREGVDAR; encoded by the coding sequence ATGTCGGAGCGATCCTCCCGGGCCGGTGCCGGGATCGTCCCGGAGGGCCCGGCGCCGGCGGGCGAGGTCGCCGCACGGCTGGCCGAGCACTACGCCGACGCGCGCACCGAGCTCGATCACCGTGACGCCTTCGAGCTCCTGGTCGCGACCGTGCTCTCCGCCCAGACCACCGACGTGCGGGTCAATCTGATCACGCCCGAGCTGTTCTCCCGCTGGCCCTATCCCGCCGCGCTCGCCGCCGCCGAGGAGGCCGCGGTCGCGGAGGTGGTGCGGCCGCTGGGGATGGGTCCCACCCGGGCGCGTCGGCTGAGGGCGCTCGCGCAGGGACTGCTGGCGCAGCACGGCGGCGTGGTCCCTGACGACCAGGACGCGCTCGAGGCCCTGCCCGGCGTGGGGCGCAAGACCGCCCACGTGGTGCGCGGAGCCTGGTTCGGGCGCTCGCTGCTGGCCGTCGACACCCACGTGGGTCGTCTCGCCCGGCGCCTCGGCTGGAGCGCCGCGACCGCGCCGCGCGCCGTGGAGGAGGACGTGGTGGCGCGGGTGGAGGCCGACTGCACCGGTGCCGCCGCGGAGGATCTCACCGTGCTGGGGCTGCGCCTGATCCTCCACGGTCGGCGGGTGTGCACCGCCCGGGCGCCCCGCTGCGAGGGCTGCGTGCTGGCGGATCTGTGCCCGCGGGAGGGGGTGGACGCACGGTGA
- a CDS encoding Crp/Fnr family transcriptional regulator: MDENIVRSSPLFAALDEDGKQAVLASMKQEDYHRSAIVFREGDPGDRLFIIGSGKVKVGHASGDGRENLLAVLGPGETLGELSLFDPAPRNATATVVAETTLYSLSQQDLYRVLAQRPEVGRHLLASLARRLRKTNESLADLVFADVPGRVAKNVLDLAQRFGRQTDDGVMVAHGLTQEELAQLVGASRETVNKALADFASRGWIRLEARAVLIADVERLRRRAR; the protein is encoded by the coding sequence GTGGACGAGAACATCGTACGGTCATCACCGCTGTTCGCTGCGCTCGACGAGGACGGCAAGCAGGCCGTGCTGGCGTCGATGAAGCAGGAGGACTACCACCGCAGCGCCATCGTCTTCCGCGAGGGGGATCCCGGCGACAGGCTGTTCATCATCGGCTCGGGCAAGGTGAAGGTGGGCCACGCCTCGGGCGACGGCCGCGAGAACCTGCTCGCGGTGCTCGGCCCCGGCGAGACCCTGGGTGAGCTCTCGCTGTTCGATCCGGCGCCGCGCAACGCGACCGCCACCGTGGTCGCCGAGACCACTCTCTACTCCCTCTCGCAGCAGGACCTGTACCGGGTCCTCGCGCAGCGTCCCGAGGTGGGGCGCCACCTGCTCGCCTCGCTCGCCCGCCGCCTGCGCAAGACCAACGAGTCCCTCGCGGACCTGGTGTTCGCCGACGTGCCCGGCCGTGTGGCCAAGAACGTGCTCGACCTGGCCCAGCGCTTCGGTCGGCAGACGGACGACGGCGTGATGGTGGCCCACGGCCTCACCCAGGAGGAGCTCGCCCAGCTGGTGGGCGCCTCCCGCGAGACCGTGAACAAGGCCCTGGCGGACTTCGCCTCCCGCGGCTGGATTCGGCTGGAGGCCCGCGCGGTCCTCATCGCCGACGTGGAGCGTCTGCGCCGCCGCGCCCGCTGA